A part of Daphnia pulex isolate KAP4 chromosome 6, ASM2113471v1 genomic DNA contains:
- the LOC124195638 gene encoding inactive tyrosine-protein kinase transmembrane receptor ROR1-like isoform X1: protein MEHRGSFITGYTAVVVLLFASGIAAQGVASAVASASTSASAVSAVAASPSSDTESVWAHGLVPGHSDSSAGGAPAVEDYDYDGSYDYDGNPKTSASANSTRSTSSRPLASSSTTEAPPDKPGTLRMLKSLSNTTRESGESVKLRCEVSGDPPPNRFRWYKNEAPVLEEKGRVVVRKYRTGSSIHGSRLRISDVDTHDTGYYKCEASNGKERVESTGIVIVRMGTPVGQSGPVPSSPNFQQPSFPSFGGVPVSLPGLPKDFVPKDPKLLLPKDFQPNKEFHPKIGHEDEDEDDDHGDGDEGDDDVDHPNSFPSMPGSLPRTNVGHGQGPLEGFCQVYRGATCSKFLANRTIFVQSSLTQGIVEEKLAAAFTVIAHSGDLSQSCAEFAVPSLCFAAFPLCDDQGGKPVPRQLCRDECEVLENDICRMEYAVAKQHPLIGEQVMLPDCEKLPPIGSKGSETCFRIGIPHMAQIVEEQSCYNEDGRDYRGIASRTTSKQDCLPWNRQAAVKSADHSELIGGHNYCRNPGGVEVQPWCFVAGVEGPNSRPRREFCSLPKCSMGYDINWLYIIIPAAAVGLLVIVILVVCCVRRSKCKAKNSSVMIKGPYSCGAPIPNGAGSNMARLAGVGGQSNQQMEMNALLPPSSNSMVSTLQGQSTPSRIHVPEISLHAVRFQHDLGEGAFGKVYKGELMHSEAGSSHRGYANDHLISPGGVMPIAIKTLKANASVKTQQDFRREVELMSELRHPNIVCLLGVVTRDQPQCMLFEYMAQGDLHEFLVAHSPAGDGSVSGIGAGSDDGTASTLEQSDFLYIAIQIAAGMEYLASHHYVHRDLAARNCLISDNLIVKISDFGLSRDIYSSDYYRVQGKSMLPVRWMPPEAILYGKFTIESDVWSFGVVLWEIYSFALQPYYGYNNQDVIDMVRSRQLLSCPSECPSRIYSLMIECWSEVPLRRPTFTEVHNRLRSWEGLASVGAPSSSIGGPPPIPATLPPTNGAMLTSRSHSGSHSGSQHSSTGPSNNTGSTNLSGASVHPIISGGNFYHQPGAPYSRGPVMSPVPSVGGNSASSTYGGTSSVTSSLGCHPAHQPQHQQQQYPVCYAQSIVPGFHSANGIRPSGPPSVILHGSSNGNNGWVGRFNTSNAAYSGSSDGGKICNL from the exons tgTGGGCGCACGGTTTAGTGCCGGGCCATTCGGATTCGTCGGCCGGGGGAGCGCCGGCTGTCGAGGATTACGACTACGACGGCAGCTACGATTACGACGGCAATCCCAAGACGAGCGCCTCCGCCAACTCGACAAG GAGCACTAGTTCCAGACCGCTGGCCAGCAGCTCGACGACAGAGGCGCCACCCGACAAACCAG GCACTCTCCGGATGTTGAAATCATTGAGCAACACGACTCGCGAGAGTGGTGAAAGTGTCAAACTGCGGTGCGAGGTGTCGGGCGACCCGCCACCAAACCGCTTCCGCTGGTACAAAAACGAAGCGCCCGTCCTGGAGGAGAAAGGCCGGGTGGTCGTCCGAAAGTACCGCACCGGATCGTCCATCCACGGCAGCAGACTGCGCATCTCTGACGTCGACACCCACGACACTGGCTACTACAAATGCGAAGCCTCCAACGGCAAAGAACGCGTCGAGTCCACCGGCATCGTCATCGTCCGTATGG GCACGCCAGTGGGTCAATCGGGTCCAGTGCCATCTTCACCCAATTTCCAGCAGCCATCCTTCCCGTCTTTCGGGGGAGTTCCCGTCAG ttTGCCCGGACTGCCCAAGGATTTCGTGCCCAAAGATCCCAAACTCCTACTTCCCAAAGATTTCCAGCCGAACAAAGAATTTCATCCGAAAATCGGCCacgaagatgaagacgaagatgacgaCCATGGCGACGGTGACGAAGGCGACGACGATGTTGATCATCCCAATTCGTTTCCGTCGATGCCAGGCTCCTTGCCACGCACCAACGTTGGACACG GACAAGGTCCGCTAGAAGGATTCTGTCAAGTGTACCGCGGAGCAACGTGTTCCAAATTTCTAGCCAATCGCACCATCTTCGTCCAGTCGTCTCTGACGCAAGGCATCGTCGAGGAAAAATTAGCGGCCGCTTTCACCGTTATCGCACATTCTGG GGATCTGTCGCAAAGTTGTGCTGAATTCGCCGTGCCGTCGCTCTGCTTCGCCGCCTTTCCGCTCTGCGACGACCAGGGGGGTAAACCCGTGCCCCGTCAGCTCTGCCGTGATGAGTGCGAGGTATTGGAAAACGACATCTGCCGGATGGAATATGCCGTCGCCAAGCAACATCCGCTTATCGGAGAACAG GTCATGCTTCCTGATTGTGAAAAGCTGCCGCCAATAGGATCCAAGGGCAGTGAGACGTGTTTCCGTATTGGAATTCCTCACATGGCTCAAATTGTGGAAG AACAAAGCTGTTACAATGAAGATGGCCGTGATTACCGCGGAATTGCGAGCCGCACGACCAGTAAGCAAGACTGCCTGCCATGGAACCGCCAAGCGGCTGTGAAATCTGCCGACCATTCTGAGCTAATCGGTGGCCACAATTATTGCCGTAATCCGGGTGGTGTCGAGGTCCAACCTTGGTGTTTCGTTGCCGGAGTGGAAGGACCAAACTCTCGTCCACGCAGAGAATTTTGTTCTTTGCCCAAATGCT CTATGGGTTACGACATCAACTGGCTGTACATAATTATTCCTGCCGCCGCCGTCGGATTACTTGTGATTGTCATTCTCGTCGTCTGCTGCGTCCGCCGATCGAAATGCAAAGCCAAAAACTCATCGGTAATGATCAAGGGACCGTACAGCTGTGGCGCTCCCATACCCAATGGGGCCGGATCCAACATGGCCCGTTTGGCTGGCGTTGGCGGCCAGTCTAATCAGCAAATGGAGATGAATGCTCTTTTGCCACCAAGTAGCAATAGCATGGTTTCGACTTTGCAAGGACAGTCGACACCCAGCCGCATTCATGTCCCGGAGATCTCTTTACACGCTGTGCGGTTCCAGCACGATCTCGGAGAAGGAGCTTTTGGcaaa GTGTACAAGGGAGAGCTAATGCACAGCGAGGCGGGATCGTCCCATCGAGGCTACGCCAACGATCATCTGATAAGTCCCGGTGGTGTGATGCCCATTGCCATCAAGACGCTGAAAGCAAACGCTTCGGTGAAAACCCAGCAAGATTTTCGCCGTGAAGTGGAGCTCATGTCTGAATTGCGTCATCCCAATATC gTATGTCTATTAGGAGTCGTCACACGGGATCAACCGCAATGCATGCTGTTTGAATACATGGCGCAG GGAGATCTCCATGAATTTTTGGTAGCTCACTCACCGGCTGGCGATGGTTCGGTCTCCGGAATTGGTGCTGGAAGTGACGATGGAACAGCGAGTACGCTGGAACAATCGGATTTCCTATACATTGCAATTCAGATCGCTGCCG GAATGGAGTATCTAGCTAGCCATCACTACGTCCATCGTGACTTGGCAGCAAGGAACTGTTTGATTAGTGACAACCTGATTGTGAAAATATCCGATTTTGGTCTGTCTCGAGACATTTACTCGTCTGATTACTACCGTGTCCAGGGCAAATCAATGTTGCCTGTTCGTTGGATGCCACCAGAAGCTATTCTATACGGAAAATTCACAATTGAATCAGATGTTTGGAGCTTCGGCGTTGTCCTCTGGGAAATCTACAGTTTTGCATTACAG CCGTATTATGGATACAATAACCAAGATGTCATCGACATGGTGCGTTCTAGACAGCTACTCTCTTGCCCATCAGAATGCCCGTCACGAATTTATTCCTTGATGATCGAGTGCTGGTCTGAAGTTCCTCTGAGGAGGCCCACATTCACAGAGGTTCACAACAGATTGCGTTCGTGGGAAGGACTGGCATCAGTTGGAGCTCCCAGCAGTTCCATTGGAGGACCACCACCCATCCCGGCTACTTTACCTCCCACCAATGGGGCTATGCTAACAAGCCGGAGTCATTCAG GAAGCCACAGCGGATCACAGCACTCAAGTACTGGCCCGAGCAACAATACGGGATCTACAAATTTAAGTGGAGCTTCAGTTCATCCAATCATAAGTGGTGGCAACTTTTATCACCAG CCGGGAGCGCCTTACTCCCGAGGTCCCGTCATGAGTCCCGTGCCAAGCGTTGGAGGGAATAGCGCCAGTTCTACGTACGGCGGCACATCTAGTGTCACATCCAGCCTCGGATGTCATCCAGCGCACCAAccacaacatcaacaacaacaatatccAGTATGCTACGCTCAGAGCATCGTACCGGGTTTTCACTCAGCGAATGGCATCCGACCAAGTGGACCACCTTCTGTCATACTTCACGGTTCCAGTAATGGCAATAACGGATGGGTGGGTCGTTTCAATACGTCCAATGCTGCTTACAGCGGAAGCTCTGATGGCGGGAAAATCTGTAACCTCTAA
- the LOC124195638 gene encoding inactive tyrosine-protein kinase transmembrane receptor ROR1-like isoform X5, whose protein sequence is MRISTSYFAVFFVAIAFRWCCFATVFGGVPIFDENVWAHGLVPGHSDSSAGGAPAVEDYDYDGSYDYDGNPKTSASANSTRSTSSRPLASSSTTEAPPDKPGTLRMLKSLSNTTRESGESVKLRCEVSGDPPPNRFRWYKNEAPVLEEKGRVVVRKYRTGSSIHGSRLRISDVDTHDTGYYKCEASNGKERVESTGIVIVRMGTPVGQSGPVPSSPNFQQPSFPSFGGVPVSLPGLPKDFVPKDPKLLLPKDFQPNKEFHPKIGHEDEDEDDDHGDGDEGDDDVDHPNSFPSMPGSLPRTNVGHGQGPLEGFCQVYRGATCSKFLANRTIFVQSSLTQGIVEEKLAAAFTVIAHSGDLSQSCAEFAVPSLCFAAFPLCDDQGGKPVPRQLCRDECEVLENDICRMEYAVAKQHPLIGEQVMLPDCEKLPPIGSKGSETCFRIGIPHMAQIVEEQSCYNEDGRDYRGIASRTTSKQDCLPWNRQAAVKSADHSELIGGHNYCRNPGGVEVQPWCFVAGVEGPNSRPRREFCSLPKCSMGYDINWLYIIIPAAAVGLLVIVILVVCCVRRSKCKAKNSSVMIKGPYSCGAPIPNGAGSNMARLAGVGGQSNQQMEMNALLPPSSNSMVSTLQGQSTPSRIHVPEISLHAVRFQHDLGEGAFGKVYKGELMHSEAGSSHRGYANDHLISPGGVMPIAIKTLKANASVKTQQDFRREVELMSELRHPNIVCLLGVVTRDQPQCMLFEYMAQGDLHEFLVAHSPAGDGSVSGIGAGSDDGTASTLEQSDFLYIAIQIAAGMEYLASHHYVHRDLAARNCLISDNLIVKISDFGLSRDIYSSDYYRVQGKSMLPVRWMPPEAILYGKFTIESDVWSFGVVLWEIYSFALQPYYGYNNQDVIDMVRSRQLLSCPSECPSRIYSLMIECWSEVPLRRPTFTEVHNRLRSWEGLASVGAPSSSIGGPPPIPATLPPTNGAMLTSRSHSGSHSGSQHSSTGPSNNTGSTNLSGASVHPIISGGNFYHQPGAPYSRGPVMSPVPSVGGNSASSTYGGTSSVTSSLGCHPAHQPQHQQQQYPVCYAQSIVPGFHSANGIRPSGPPSVILHGSSNGNNGWVGRFNTSNAAYSGSSDGGKICNL, encoded by the exons tgTGGGCGCACGGTTTAGTGCCGGGCCATTCGGATTCGTCGGCCGGGGGAGCGCCGGCTGTCGAGGATTACGACTACGACGGCAGCTACGATTACGACGGCAATCCCAAGACGAGCGCCTCCGCCAACTCGACAAG GAGCACTAGTTCCAGACCGCTGGCCAGCAGCTCGACGACAGAGGCGCCACCCGACAAACCAG GCACTCTCCGGATGTTGAAATCATTGAGCAACACGACTCGCGAGAGTGGTGAAAGTGTCAAACTGCGGTGCGAGGTGTCGGGCGACCCGCCACCAAACCGCTTCCGCTGGTACAAAAACGAAGCGCCCGTCCTGGAGGAGAAAGGCCGGGTGGTCGTCCGAAAGTACCGCACCGGATCGTCCATCCACGGCAGCAGACTGCGCATCTCTGACGTCGACACCCACGACACTGGCTACTACAAATGCGAAGCCTCCAACGGCAAAGAACGCGTCGAGTCCACCGGCATCGTCATCGTCCGTATGG GCACGCCAGTGGGTCAATCGGGTCCAGTGCCATCTTCACCCAATTTCCAGCAGCCATCCTTCCCGTCTTTCGGGGGAGTTCCCGTCAG ttTGCCCGGACTGCCCAAGGATTTCGTGCCCAAAGATCCCAAACTCCTACTTCCCAAAGATTTCCAGCCGAACAAAGAATTTCATCCGAAAATCGGCCacgaagatgaagacgaagatgacgaCCATGGCGACGGTGACGAAGGCGACGACGATGTTGATCATCCCAATTCGTTTCCGTCGATGCCAGGCTCCTTGCCACGCACCAACGTTGGACACG GACAAGGTCCGCTAGAAGGATTCTGTCAAGTGTACCGCGGAGCAACGTGTTCCAAATTTCTAGCCAATCGCACCATCTTCGTCCAGTCGTCTCTGACGCAAGGCATCGTCGAGGAAAAATTAGCGGCCGCTTTCACCGTTATCGCACATTCTGG GGATCTGTCGCAAAGTTGTGCTGAATTCGCCGTGCCGTCGCTCTGCTTCGCCGCCTTTCCGCTCTGCGACGACCAGGGGGGTAAACCCGTGCCCCGTCAGCTCTGCCGTGATGAGTGCGAGGTATTGGAAAACGACATCTGCCGGATGGAATATGCCGTCGCCAAGCAACATCCGCTTATCGGAGAACAG GTCATGCTTCCTGATTGTGAAAAGCTGCCGCCAATAGGATCCAAGGGCAGTGAGACGTGTTTCCGTATTGGAATTCCTCACATGGCTCAAATTGTGGAAG AACAAAGCTGTTACAATGAAGATGGCCGTGATTACCGCGGAATTGCGAGCCGCACGACCAGTAAGCAAGACTGCCTGCCATGGAACCGCCAAGCGGCTGTGAAATCTGCCGACCATTCTGAGCTAATCGGTGGCCACAATTATTGCCGTAATCCGGGTGGTGTCGAGGTCCAACCTTGGTGTTTCGTTGCCGGAGTGGAAGGACCAAACTCTCGTCCACGCAGAGAATTTTGTTCTTTGCCCAAATGCT CTATGGGTTACGACATCAACTGGCTGTACATAATTATTCCTGCCGCCGCCGTCGGATTACTTGTGATTGTCATTCTCGTCGTCTGCTGCGTCCGCCGATCGAAATGCAAAGCCAAAAACTCATCGGTAATGATCAAGGGACCGTACAGCTGTGGCGCTCCCATACCCAATGGGGCCGGATCCAACATGGCCCGTTTGGCTGGCGTTGGCGGCCAGTCTAATCAGCAAATGGAGATGAATGCTCTTTTGCCACCAAGTAGCAATAGCATGGTTTCGACTTTGCAAGGACAGTCGACACCCAGCCGCATTCATGTCCCGGAGATCTCTTTACACGCTGTGCGGTTCCAGCACGATCTCGGAGAAGGAGCTTTTGGcaaa GTGTACAAGGGAGAGCTAATGCACAGCGAGGCGGGATCGTCCCATCGAGGCTACGCCAACGATCATCTGATAAGTCCCGGTGGTGTGATGCCCATTGCCATCAAGACGCTGAAAGCAAACGCTTCGGTGAAAACCCAGCAAGATTTTCGCCGTGAAGTGGAGCTCATGTCTGAATTGCGTCATCCCAATATC gTATGTCTATTAGGAGTCGTCACACGGGATCAACCGCAATGCATGCTGTTTGAATACATGGCGCAG GGAGATCTCCATGAATTTTTGGTAGCTCACTCACCGGCTGGCGATGGTTCGGTCTCCGGAATTGGTGCTGGAAGTGACGATGGAACAGCGAGTACGCTGGAACAATCGGATTTCCTATACATTGCAATTCAGATCGCTGCCG GAATGGAGTATCTAGCTAGCCATCACTACGTCCATCGTGACTTGGCAGCAAGGAACTGTTTGATTAGTGACAACCTGATTGTGAAAATATCCGATTTTGGTCTGTCTCGAGACATTTACTCGTCTGATTACTACCGTGTCCAGGGCAAATCAATGTTGCCTGTTCGTTGGATGCCACCAGAAGCTATTCTATACGGAAAATTCACAATTGAATCAGATGTTTGGAGCTTCGGCGTTGTCCTCTGGGAAATCTACAGTTTTGCATTACAG CCGTATTATGGATACAATAACCAAGATGTCATCGACATGGTGCGTTCTAGACAGCTACTCTCTTGCCCATCAGAATGCCCGTCACGAATTTATTCCTTGATGATCGAGTGCTGGTCTGAAGTTCCTCTGAGGAGGCCCACATTCACAGAGGTTCACAACAGATTGCGTTCGTGGGAAGGACTGGCATCAGTTGGAGCTCCCAGCAGTTCCATTGGAGGACCACCACCCATCCCGGCTACTTTACCTCCCACCAATGGGGCTATGCTAACAAGCCGGAGTCATTCAG GAAGCCACAGCGGATCACAGCACTCAAGTACTGGCCCGAGCAACAATACGGGATCTACAAATTTAAGTGGAGCTTCAGTTCATCCAATCATAAGTGGTGGCAACTTTTATCACCAG CCGGGAGCGCCTTACTCCCGAGGTCCCGTCATGAGTCCCGTGCCAAGCGTTGGAGGGAATAGCGCCAGTTCTACGTACGGCGGCACATCTAGTGTCACATCCAGCCTCGGATGTCATCCAGCGCACCAAccacaacatcaacaacaacaatatccAGTATGCTACGCTCAGAGCATCGTACCGGGTTTTCACTCAGCGAATGGCATCCGACCAAGTGGACCACCTTCTGTCATACTTCACGGTTCCAGTAATGGCAATAACGGATGGGTGGGTCGTTTCAATACGTCCAATGCTGCTTACAGCGGAAGCTCTGATGGCGGGAAAATCTGTAACCTCTAA